The following proteins come from a genomic window of Diorhabda sublineata isolate icDioSubl1.1 chromosome 7, icDioSubl1.1, whole genome shotgun sequence:
- the LOC130446793 gene encoding protein zer-1 homolog: MLQNKCRHSAVLPNEICPFCNTTTPETLLDICFDYINKHPETICTPSSENLQLMDGLSLPVEICERLLNVRNNSLTPVDSSFINIFKNTDCTRLKRVKLRQTEIQDQDLEMLLKHNLIELDLSLCPNLTSNCIEHLSNHSSSLISLGIGEDTDIFPVRLFGKSPLDQELYQKRYIFLAPNLKRLTLKGLHSLQSDFYMILLYPLSTLTHLDLSNCSSLGNFLYTHHLVNLTSLILYNVDAIESKIAAICKLTNLRHLDISQSRDDQGKYKKGDQILKTIVECLPKLTSLDISGTNLAGRGVAETINGSVCDIPGLSSRANNPFQYLGLYETSHDACLRHDIPAKLIGGNANEEQILVAALAYLDRTDMLQKVMNELFHLFRLENIEYLGQALNIVLEAMSRHLHERHIQISGSATLFYIVKGTGPELHDDVRVKRKIITTLLNGMSVHKNDDTMMRNGCLTLCQFRIPTDVLFDYERLVNILLYSVYGMAQESFVQRIGIYLLNSLACQVDGQQKVKLGELGAINRMIWLIKDRLERGICDDVLEVAWSTMWNVTDETPLNCKKFLEQKGMQHFLQCLEKFPDREELLRNMMGLLGNVAEVRELRQYLVTSEYLSVFARLLDSQSDGIEVSYNAAGVISHIASDGPDVWLVMEPSRTHVLNKMVSAIERWDINSLRNINYRSFEPILYLVQVYHTPECQHWAVWALANLTKVYPEKYCTLVEREGGLSLLQELIYHPIVPARVKDLAAIVIENCRKFQASLEG; encoded by the exons ATGCTTCAAAATAAATGTCGTCACTCTGCTGTATTACCAAATGAAATATGTCCATTTTGTAATACGACAACACCCGAAACTCTACTGGATATATGTTTTGATTACATCAATAAACACCCTGAAACAATATGTACTCCAAGTTCAGAAAATTTACAGTTGATGGATGGTTTGTCTTTACCAGTGGAAATTTGTGAACGTTTGTTAAATGTTCGGAATAATAGCTTGACACCAGTCGATTCaagttttattaatatctttaaaaatacaGACTGTACTAGATTAAAAAGAGTTAAATTACGACAAACTGAAATACAGGATCAGGATTTAGAAATGCTTTTAAAACATAACTTGATTGAATTAGATTTATCACTCTGTCCAAATTTAACATCAAATTGCATTGAACATCTTAGTAATCATAGCTCTAGTTTAATATCACTTGGTATAGGTGAAGATACAGATATTTTTCCAGTTCGACTATTTGGTAAATCTCCTTTAGATCAAGAATTATATCAAAAGAGATACATTTTCTTAGCGCCAAACCTCAAAAGATTAACTTTGAAAGGTTTGCATTCACTACAGTCtgatttttatatgattttactATACCCCTTATCAACACTGACTCATTTAGATCTGTCAAATTGTAGCTCGTTAGGtaactttttatatacacaTCATCTTGTTAATTTAACTTCACTAATATTATATAATGTAGATGCAATTGAATCTAAAATAGCAGCAATTTGTAAATTAACAAATCTAAGGCATTTAGATATATCCCAATCTAGAGATGATCaagggaaatataaaaaaggagaTCAAATTTTAAAGACTATAGTGGAGTGTTTACCTAAATTAACTTCTCTGGATATTTCGGGGACAAACCTAGCAGGTAGAGGTGTAGCTGAAACTATTAATGGAAGTGTTTGTGACATCCCTGGATTAAGTTCAAGGGCTAATAATCCATTCCAGTATCTGGGTTTATATGAGACATCCCATGACGCTTGCTTAAGACATGACATCCCTGCAAAATTG attggTGGAAATGCTAATGAGGAGCAGATATTAGTGGCTGCTTTAGCGTATTTAGATAGAACTGATATGTTacaaaaagttatgaacgaattatttcatttatttcgattagaaaatattgaataccTTGGACAAGCACtgaatattgttttagaagcaATGAGTAGACATTTACATGAAAGGCATATTCAGATATCTGGCag TGCAACATTGTTTTATATAGTAAAAGGTACAGGACCTGAGTTGCATGATGATGTTAgagtaaagagaaaaataattacaactCTACTAAATGGTATGAGCGTTCATAAAAATGATGATACCATGATGAGGAATGGGTGCTTAACGTTGTGCCAGTTTAGGATACCAACAGATGTG ctaTTTGATTATGAAAGACTTGTCAACATACTTCTATATTCTGTCTATGGAATGGCACAAGAAAGTTTTGTACAAAGAATAGgaatttatttacttaattcTTTGGCTTGTCAAGTAGATGGCCAACAGAAAGTGAAACTGGGTGAATTAGGAGCTATAAAT AGAATGATTTGGCTAATTAAAGATAGACTTGAGCGAGGGATATGCGATGATGTCCTAGAAGTAGCATGGTCTACGATGTGGAACGTTACAGATGAAACACCATTAAACTGTAAGAAATTCTTGGAACAAAAAGGGATGCAGCATTTTTTGCAATGCCTAGAA AAATTTCCTGACAGAGAGGAGCTTCTTCGCAACATGATGGGTTTACTGGGTAACGTTGCAGAAGTTCGGGAACTTAGACAGTATCTTGTAACATCAGAGTACTTATCAGTATTTGCGAGGTTATTGGATTCTCAAAGTGACGGCATAGAAGTCAGTTACAATGCAGCAGGTGTTATTTCACACATTGCGTCAGACGGTCCAGATGTTTGGTTAGTTATGGAGCCTTCTAGAACtcatgttttaaataaaatggtgTCGGCTATAGAGCGTTGGGATATTAATTCTCTTAGAAACATCAATTATAGATCATTCGAACCTATATTATATCTTGTGCAGGTGTACCATACTCCCGAATGTCAGCATTGGGCAGTGTGGGCTTTAGCAAATCTAACAAAAGTTTACC CCGAAAAATATTGTACTTTGGTGGAGAGGGAAGGTGGTTTGAGTTTACTTCAAGAATTAATTTATCATCCAATAGTGCCAGCGCGAGTAAAGGATCTAGCAGCCATTGTCATAGAAAACTGTCGAAAATTTCAAGCATCTTTGGAGGGATAA
- the LOC130446930 gene encoding signal recognition particle subunit SRP54 has protein sequence MVLADLGRKITTALQSLSKATIINEEVLNGMLSEICRALIEADVNIKLVKSLRENVKSVIDFDEMAGGLNKRRMIQSAVFKELVKLVDPGVKPYQPIKGKPNVIMFVGLQGSGKTTTCTKLAYHYQKKNWKSCLVCADTFRAGAYDQVKQNCTKARIPFYGSYTEIDPVVIAQDGVDMFKKEGFEIIIVDTSGRHKQEESLFEEMLAVSNAVNPDNIIFVMDATIGQACESQAKAFKDKVDVGSVIITKLDGHAKGGGALSAVAATNSPIIFIGTGEHIDDLEPFKTKPFVSKLLGMGDIEGLIDKVNELKLEDNEELLEKIKHGQFTLRDMYEQFQNIMKMGPFSQIMGMIPGFSQDFMSKGSEQESMARLKRLMTIMDSMNDYELDNKDGAKLFTKQPGRAVRVAQGSGVTEREVKDLITQYTKFAGVVKKMGGIKGLFKGGDMAKNVNHNQMAKLNQQMAKMMDPKVLQQMGGMAGLQNMMRQLQAGAAGGLGGLGNLMGGFGGK, from the exons ATGGTTTTAGCGGACTTAGGTCGTAAGATTACGACTGCCTTGCAGTCCTTAAGCAAGGCAACAATTATAAACGAAGAG gTTTTAAATGGAATGCTTAGTGAGATTTGTCGAGCTTTGATAGAGGCTGATGTTAATATAAAGTTAGTCAAATCACTACGAGAAAATGTTAAATCTGTTATTGACTTTGATGAAATGGCTGGAGGTCTCAACAAGAGACGCATGATTCAAAGTGCAGTTTTTAAAGAACTTGTTAAA CTTGTAGATCCTGGAGTAAAGCCTTATCAACCAATTAAAGGAAAGCCAAATGTAATAATGTTTGTTGGCTTGCAAGGGTCTGGTAAAACTACAACTTGTACAAAATTAGCTTatcattatcagaaaaaaaattggaagtcATGTCTTGTATGTGCTGATACTTTCAGAGCTGGTGCTTATGATCAAGTGAAACAAAATTGTACAAAAGCAAGAATACCCTTTTATGGAAG ttacACTGAAATAGACCCAGTAGTTATAGCTCAAGATGGTGTTGATATGTTTAAAAAAGAAggatttgaaattataattgttGATACTAGTGGAAGACATAAACAAGAAGAATctttatttgaagaaatgttGGCAGTATCAAATGCTGTG AATCCTGATAACATTATATTCGTCATGGATGCTACTATTGGTCAAGCTTGTGAGTCTCAAGCTAAAGCTTTCAAAGATAAAGTTGACGTAGGTTCAGTAATTATCACAAAATTGGATGGACATGCAAAAGGAGGTGGTGCACTTAGTGC tgttgCAGCTACTAACAGTCCCATTATATTTATTGGCACAGGAGAACACATAGATGATTTGGAACCATTTAAAACCAAACCGTTTGTTAGTAAATTGTTAGGTATGGGTGACATTGAAGGTTTGATTGACAaagtaaatgaattaaaattggAAGATAACgaagaattattagaaaaaattaaacatggACAATTTACACTCAGAGATATGTATGAACagtttcaaaatataatgaaaatgggACCGTTTTCACAAATTATG GGTATGATACCAGGATTTAGCCAAGATTTTATGTCAAAAGGTAGTGAACAAGAGTCAATGGCGAGACTAAAAAGATTAATGACAATAATGGACAGTATGAATGATTATGAATTAGACAACAAAGACGGAGCAAagttatttacaaaacaaccaGGAAGAGCTGTCAGAGTTGCCCAGGGCTCAGGAGTAACAG AAAGAGAGGTCAAAGACCTGATCACTCAGTACACAAAATTCGCAGGTGTAGTAAAAAAAATGGGTGGCATAAAAGGTCTTTTCAAGGGCGGCGATATGGCCAAAAATGTTAACCACAATCAAATGGCAAAACTTAACCAACAAATGGCAAAAATGATGGACCCGAAGGTACTTCAACAAATGGGTGGCATGGCAGGGTTACAAAATATGATGAGACAGCTCCAAGCCGGTGCGGCTGGAGGTTTGGGTGGTCTAGGTAATCTTATGGGCGGCTTTGGGggtaaatga